In the genome of Coraliomargarita algicola, one region contains:
- a CDS encoding ABC transporter ATP-binding protein — translation MIQIQSLSRNYGDFKAVDKVSFEIGKGEVVGLLGHNGAGKTTIMKMITGYLEPTSGEIRVDDLQVGRDTRAIQARIGYLPENCPVWPEMTVIEYLEYQANLQGVSENQIQSRVAEAIRRTALGEKATAPIQTLSRGYRQRVGVAQAILHKPDIIILDEPTNGLDPTQIFQMRELIRDLAKSATVIISTHILQEVQAVCERVLIMRQGKLVVDSRIEDLQTGRQLRVTVNNEQAADYLGRVAGVSAVHKVETVDELSSYLLDAKGDTAPEVVAAITEAGDKLYRLHPETRNLETVFAEVNRGEAALT, via the coding sequence ATGATACAGATCCAATCCCTGTCTCGAAATTATGGAGATTTCAAAGCGGTCGATAAGGTCAGCTTTGAAATCGGAAAAGGCGAGGTGGTCGGACTGCTCGGTCATAATGGCGCGGGCAAGACGACCATCATGAAAATGATAACCGGCTATCTGGAGCCGACGAGCGGGGAGATCCGTGTCGATGATCTCCAGGTCGGCCGCGATACCCGGGCGATCCAAGCGCGGATCGGTTACCTTCCGGAAAACTGTCCGGTCTGGCCGGAAATGACGGTGATCGAATACCTGGAATATCAAGCCAACCTTCAGGGTGTATCCGAAAATCAAATACAGTCAAGAGTGGCCGAAGCGATCCGGCGTACTGCGCTCGGTGAAAAAGCCACCGCGCCCATTCAAACGCTCTCGCGCGGTTACCGTCAACGTGTCGGCGTAGCGCAGGCGATCCTACACAAGCCGGACATCATCATTCTCGACGAGCCGACCAACGGACTCGACCCGACGCAGATTTTTCAAATGCGTGAGTTGATTCGGGATCTGGCTAAGTCGGCGACCGTCATTATCTCCACCCACATTCTGCAGGAAGTGCAAGCGGTCTGCGAGCGCGTGTTGATCATGCGTCAGGGCAAGCTGGTCGTCGACTCGCGGATCGAGGATTTGCAAACGGGCCGCCAGCTGCGGGTCACGGTCAACAACGAGCAGGCCGCCGACTATCTTGGCCGCGTGGCCGGCGTCTCTGCCGTGCACAAAGTAGAAACGGTCGACGAATTGTCGTCCTATCTTCTCGACGCGAAGGGCGACACCGCACCCGAAGTCGTGGCCGCAATCACTGAAGCCGGCGATAAGCTTTACCGCCTCCATCCCGAAACTCGTAATCTCGAAACCGTCTTCGCCGAAGTGAACCGCGGCGAGGCGGCGCTTACATAA
- a CDS encoding Gldg family protein encodes MNRFRHIFRKEFNSFFASPAAWLFMGAFLVVTLFIFFWGEAFFARNIADVKPLFQWMPVLLIFLVGTLSMRTWSEERRAGTIETLLTSPVGSFQLVLGKFAANLALVGLALVLTLPLPFSVALAGPLDWGPVIGGYVASIFLAAAYVAIGLYMSSRTDNPIVALILTVFTAGVFYLVGSSMLTTLFSHRVSGVLELIGSGSRFDSITRGVLDLRDIYYYLSIVGVFLALNLFSLERLRWAGNPTQSRHVQWVTVCALAVVNLLAANVWLHSVRFARIDLTEGNAYSLSEATGAYLQQAAEPLLIRGYFSQKSHPLLEPLVPQLKDLLEEYQVAGGEKVRVEFVDPHSDQSIEEEAADKYGIRPVPFRMASRYEAGVVNSYFDLVVAYGDQHETLSFDDLIEVKSSGSGEPEVLLKNPEYEITRAVRKVINGYRAGSDVFAELPAPVEFKAYVSPAEKLPTALAELRASLENTLESLAESSAGKLSYDFADPDANNGQLGQELNREYGFVPQVAGLFDTQPFWFYMVLEGSDESVQVPLPSELSETQLRQSIESAIQRLSPGYLKTIGLVAPEGPANNAMNPYMMQPPAAKEFNELRSTLEANARVIDVELDAGQVPVDVDLLMVLAPDNLGEKEIFAIDQFLMQGGSVVIATSPFDVSITRSINANEQRSGLDEWLASMGITVGDSLVLDTQNASLAIPVPRRVGPVTVNEIVMMPYPHFPDIRSEGLDDGHPVTAALGQLTMNWASPITVDSEKSAEREVARLVRSSTDSWTSEEADVMPDYQMYPLTGFVPGLARSPQTLAVATQGHFDSYFKDKESPLLPEEEAAEAESEDADAEDNAVAAEATEEPEDLVVGSVIQRSSDSARLVVIGSNSFAEDSALSLTSQALGTEYTAPLEFMQNVVDWSLDDAGLLAIRGRTQLARTLEPMSEEEMRVMELSNYGLAISGLGLVWLIRHLCRRKRTAHYKQILAEV; translated from the coding sequence ATGAATCGTTTTAGGCATATCTTTCGCAAAGAGTTTAACAGCTTCTTCGCTTCGCCGGCGGCTTGGCTGTTTATGGGCGCCTTCTTGGTCGTCACTCTCTTTATCTTTTTCTGGGGCGAGGCTTTCTTTGCCCGCAACATCGCTGATGTGAAGCCCCTCTTCCAATGGATGCCGGTGTTGCTGATCTTCCTCGTCGGCACGCTGAGCATGCGCACCTGGTCTGAAGAGCGTCGTGCAGGCACGATTGAGACCTTGCTCACTAGCCCGGTCGGCTCCTTCCAGCTAGTGCTGGGTAAGTTTGCGGCCAATCTCGCGTTGGTCGGCCTCGCACTTGTATTGACATTACCACTACCGTTTTCCGTCGCGCTGGCGGGGCCGCTTGATTGGGGGCCGGTGATTGGTGGCTACGTGGCTTCGATCTTTTTGGCGGCGGCCTATGTGGCGATCGGTCTCTATATGAGCAGTCGCACGGATAATCCCATCGTCGCGCTGATACTCACCGTCTTTACGGCGGGCGTTTTCTACCTGGTCGGATCCAGTATGTTGACCACGCTCTTCAGTCATCGTGTTAGTGGTGTGCTTGAGTTGATCGGTAGTGGTTCGCGCTTCGATTCGATCACTCGCGGTGTGCTCGACTTGCGTGATATTTATTACTATTTGTCGATCGTTGGTGTCTTCCTCGCGCTCAACCTCTTTAGCCTAGAGCGCTTGCGCTGGGCGGGCAATCCGACCCAAAGCCGTCATGTGCAGTGGGTCACGGTGTGTGCCTTGGCAGTGGTCAATCTACTGGCGGCCAATGTCTGGCTGCACAGCGTTCGCTTTGCCCGCATCGACTTAACCGAGGGCAATGCCTATTCGCTTTCCGAAGCGACCGGGGCCTACTTGCAACAGGCTGCGGAGCCGTTGCTGATCCGCGGTTATTTCTCGCAAAAGAGTCATCCGCTGCTGGAGCCGCTAGTGCCGCAATTGAAGGATCTGCTCGAAGAGTATCAGGTGGCTGGTGGCGAGAAAGTGCGCGTCGAGTTTGTCGATCCGCACAGTGATCAGTCCATCGAAGAAGAGGCGGCCGATAAATATGGCATCCGCCCGGTGCCCTTCCGTATGGCCAGCCGCTACGAGGCTGGCGTGGTCAATTCCTACTTTGACCTCGTCGTTGCTTATGGCGATCAACACGAGACGCTTTCCTTTGATGATCTGATCGAGGTCAAGTCCTCTGGTTCCGGTGAGCCGGAAGTGCTGCTCAAGAATCCGGAATACGAGATCACCCGAGCTGTGCGCAAAGTCATCAACGGCTATCGCGCCGGATCCGACGTGTTTGCCGAGCTTCCCGCGCCGGTTGAATTTAAGGCCTACGTCTCGCCAGCGGAGAAATTGCCCACCGCATTGGCCGAGCTGCGCGCTTCGCTGGAGAACACCCTTGAAAGCCTGGCCGAAAGTTCCGCTGGTAAGCTGAGTTATGACTTCGCGGATCCCGATGCCAATAACGGTCAGCTGGGCCAAGAGCTCAACCGTGAATACGGCTTTGTGCCTCAGGTGGCCGGGCTCTTTGATACGCAGCCGTTCTGGTTCTACATGGTGTTGGAGGGCAGTGACGAATCCGTGCAAGTGCCGCTGCCGTCCGAGCTCTCCGAGACGCAATTGCGCCAGTCGATCGAGTCCGCCATCCAGCGCCTGTCGCCCGGCTATTTGAAGACCATTGGCCTGGTGGCACCGGAAGGGCCGGCGAACAATGCCATGAACCCTTACATGATGCAGCCGCCGGCAGCGAAGGAGTTTAATGAGCTGCGCAGCACGCTCGAGGCCAATGCCCGTGTGATCGATGTCGAACTCGATGCCGGCCAAGTGCCCGTGGATGTCGATCTGCTGATGGTGCTGGCTCCCGATAATCTGGGAGAAAAGGAGATCTTCGCCATCGATCAGTTTCTCATGCAGGGCGGCTCCGTCGTGATTGCGACCTCACCCTTTGATGTCTCGATCACGCGCTCGATCAATGCCAATGAACAGCGCTCCGGTTTGGACGAGTGGTTGGCCAGCATGGGCATCACTGTGGGGGACAGCCTCGTGCTCGATACGCAAAACGCCTCTCTGGCCATCCCCGTGCCGCGCCGCGTCGGGCCCGTCACGGTGAACGAAATCGTGATGATGCCGTATCCACATTTCCCCGACATTCGCAGCGAAGGCCTGGATGACGGCCATCCTGTGACAGCTGCGCTGGGACAATTGACCATGAACTGGGCCTCACCCATCACGGTTGATTCGGAAAAGAGCGCCGAGCGCGAAGTTGCTCGTCTGGTGCGCTCCTCGACCGACAGCTGGACTTCGGAAGAGGCCGATGTGATGCCCGACTACCAGATGTATCCACTCACCGGATTCGTGCCCGGACTGGCGCGCAGCCCGCAGACGCTCGCCGTGGCGACTCAGGGGCACTTCGATTCTTACTTCAAGGACAAGGAATCACCACTGCTGCCCGAGGAAGAGGCCGCGGAGGCCGAATCCGAGGATGCTGATGCAGAGGACAACGCAGTCGCCGCAGAAGCGACTGAAGAGCCCGAAGATTTGGTCGTTGGCTCAGTCATTCAGCGCTCTTCGGATTCCGCACGTCTGGTGGTGATCGGCAGTAATAGCTTTGCCGAAGACAGTGCCTTGAGTCTCACCTCGCAAGCACTGGGCACGGAATACACCGCGCCGCTGGAGTTCATGCAAAACGTGGTCGACTGGTCGCTCGACGATGCCGGTCTGCTCGCGATCCGCGGGCGCACCCAACTCGCACGCACACTGGAGCCGATGAGCGAAGAGGAAATGCGCGTGATGGAGCTCTCCAACTACGGGCTGGCCATCAGCGGTCTGGGGCTGGTCTGGCTCATTCGCCATCTCTGCCGTCGCAAGCGGACGGCGCACTACAAACAAATTTTAGCGGAGGTTTAA
- a CDS encoding DUF4340 domain-containing protein — translation MKKKITILGGLLVLQAFLILAISFRSEGLQSHQGMQALLDFNREQVDRILVADGEQRSELKRSGDSWTTAEGFPVEADRVDRLLDRLKELQHGLAVAQTEASLKRFKLSDDEFERRVELYADGKEVASLTLGSGAGARRSHVRAGDGKEVYAVALGSYDLPADIAQWQDKTLLQLEADQVAAVRLGDLTVRKEVVAAEPVEAAEGEEASSEAEPETTWVAEGLSEEQSFDADNFERELNRLLTLRYTRAASDAGLPETIEPVNTITLELADGETRSYEVYHEDAADEHWLKVSDRDEYFEISSYLGGRFCEHLAADKLIEVNEATAEDESEPDAEESSSGAVEGDSAGSETANHHGADEAKADES, via the coding sequence ATGAAAAAGAAAATCACAATACTGGGCGGATTGCTTGTCCTGCAGGCATTTTTGATTCTCGCCATCAGCTTTCGATCCGAGGGGCTGCAAAGCCATCAGGGCATGCAGGCGCTCCTCGACTTTAACCGCGAACAAGTCGACCGCATCCTTGTGGCCGACGGCGAACAGCGCAGTGAGTTGAAGCGCTCCGGCGACAGTTGGACGACCGCCGAGGGCTTCCCCGTTGAGGCCGACCGCGTGGACCGACTCTTGGACCGACTGAAGGAGTTGCAGCATGGTCTTGCGGTCGCGCAGACCGAGGCCTCGCTCAAGCGCTTCAAGTTGAGCGATGACGAATTTGAGCGTCGCGTTGAACTCTACGCTGACGGTAAAGAAGTCGCTTCGCTCACCCTCGGCAGCGGTGCTGGTGCGCGCCGTTCGCATGTGCGGGCAGGCGATGGCAAAGAGGTCTACGCCGTCGCCCTCGGCAGCTACGATCTACCCGCCGACATCGCACAGTGGCAGGACAAAACCTTGCTACAGCTTGAGGCTGATCAAGTGGCAGCCGTGCGCCTCGGCGATCTGACCGTGCGTAAGGAAGTCGTGGCCGCCGAGCCTGTAGAAGCGGCCGAAGGCGAGGAAGCCAGTTCCGAGGCTGAGCCTGAAACCACTTGGGTGGCTGAAGGCTTGAGCGAAGAGCAGTCCTTTGACGCGGATAACTTTGAGCGCGAGCTGAACCGCTTACTCACCCTGCGCTACACTCGCGCGGCCAGCGATGCCGGCTTGCCCGAGACAATTGAGCCGGTCAATACCATCACGCTTGAACTCGCCGATGGTGAAACGCGCAGCTATGAGGTCTATCATGAGGACGCGGCCGACGAGCACTGGCTCAAGGTTTCCGATCGTGATGAATACTTTGAGATCAGCTCTTATCTCGGTGGCCGTTTCTGTGAGCACCTCGCAGCTGACAAACTCATTGAAGTCAACGAAGCCACGGCTGAAGACGAATCCGAGCCGGACGCAGAGGAGTCCAGCTCCGGTGCAGTCGAAGGTGACAGCGCGGGCAGTGAGACGGCAAATCATCACGGAGCGGACGAAGCCAAGGCCGATGAAAGTTAA
- a CDS encoding polyprenyl synthetase family protein: protein MTTRSQSEVDHVAAAGFAEVYAPVKPYLDDLDVFLQSQVGELEPEVQEHVRYVFGHSGKRLRPMLVAYSGWEGPGQTRAQDLIKLGSVIELVHLATLVHDDILDEADTRHRQETAAKKFGPAAAVLIGDVLFSHALKLAAEFDTNEICRSVARATSRVCAGEIAQTYQRGEVNYSREFYFRVIQLKTAELFEVACRLGAKVAGYSNEFSEAAGLFGRHVGIAYQIFDDLVDLYADESMIGKTLGTDLDKGKFTLPLLLLLEKLPAEEREALMERFNAGDQTVAADFTARLHDFPIFDEVVKTFEHQLSLATDAVAPFAELPPVASMQKIADLVRAQLGRIA from the coding sequence ATGACAACCCGCTCTCAGTCCGAAGTCGATCATGTAGCCGCCGCCGGTTTTGCCGAGGTCTATGCTCCAGTGAAGCCTTATCTCGATGATCTTGATGTTTTTTTGCAATCTCAGGTGGGTGAGCTTGAGCCTGAAGTTCAGGAGCATGTGCGCTATGTGTTCGGGCATAGTGGCAAGCGCTTGCGGCCGATGCTGGTCGCTTATAGTGGTTGGGAAGGCCCGGGGCAGACGCGTGCGCAAGATCTAATCAAGCTGGGCTCTGTGATCGAACTGGTGCATCTGGCCACACTGGTGCACGACGATATTCTGGATGAGGCGGATACGCGACATCGCCAGGAGACTGCGGCTAAGAAGTTTGGCCCTGCGGCAGCGGTGCTGATTGGTGATGTGCTTTTTTCGCATGCGCTGAAGTTGGCTGCTGAGTTTGATACCAATGAGATCTGTCGCTCGGTGGCGCGCGCGACTTCGCGTGTCTGTGCGGGCGAGATCGCGCAGACCTACCAGCGTGGCGAGGTCAATTATAGTCGTGAGTTTTACTTTCGTGTGATTCAGCTCAAGACGGCAGAGCTCTTTGAAGTGGCATGCCGCTTGGGGGCAAAGGTGGCCGGTTATTCGAATGAGTTTAGCGAAGCGGCGGGGCTCTTTGGGCGTCATGTGGGCATCGCCTATCAGATCTTTGACGATCTGGTGGATCTATACGCCGATGAGTCGATGATCGGTAAGACGCTGGGCACGGATCTGGACAAGGGGAAATTCACATTGCCCTTGTTGCTGCTCTTGGAGAAATTGCCAGCTGAGGAGCGTGAGGCGTTGATGGAGCGCTTCAACGCGGGCGATCAAACGGTGGCTGCGGATTTCACTGCGCGTCTGCATGATTTCCCTATTTTTGATGAGGTGGTGAAGACTTTTGAGCATCAGTTGTCGCTCGCGACGGATGCTGTCGCGCCCTTTGCCGAGTTGCCACCGGTGGCTTCGATGCAGAAGATCGCGGACTTGGTGCGCGCGCAGCTTGGGCGGATTGCCTAA
- a CDS encoding SDR family NAD(P)-dependent oxidoreductase, with the protein MDIAIVTGAETPLGLSLIQRLVRQGYRVHGIGNNFSKVTFADPQFFAYPVDLSNLTAVTETMAKILEGEKSLDLLIHAIDVTPGAAFEKLPVGNLEAILKIGLLGPVMLTRLALPNLLRFRGQLINVIPANKSGAPASAVNALLEGGLREMNRALFDRARDAGLRVTNLVLRQNPEPDALSVKSSEQTHIDLEDVARAVEHLLDPNFANVPAELVLHPRTSAHADQVLPEVPMALDPYSEIVLPPQAYCPPEQPKIPTQPKERVERTIPYTDEEMEDKIAAAIEDFEAHPERYEPSSRPERKPRPERKPKQDRQPRPESAASQSEPEGRSEPEQESNRDAQDSGNSKRRRGRRRGGRNRNRDRESNEAEQPNSQSQQEGGQSAQSGDSSHGQPEQPKPNPHAQETVQAASGGTGESQHASAESRGDSAPQSHSDSHGQTASAKPKRKSRRGRSRVEPKPLLEARIDTESEFLSKPDPRPQRRGRTRPESKSKSSASASPAPAPVAAPAPVPAPAPVTVADSKPLPRDEVQESEGARAPKKKAAKKKARKKTASKETASQVETAGSPSGDSAVVDDAPVKKKAAKKAAKKATKKAAKKSAAKKATKKAAKKKAVKKVSPEAE; encoded by the coding sequence ATGGACATTGCAATTGTCACTGGAGCCGAGACCCCACTCGGGCTCAGCCTTATTCAACGCTTGGTTCGCCAAGGTTATCGCGTTCACGGAATCGGAAACAATTTTTCCAAAGTTACTTTCGCGGACCCCCAGTTTTTCGCCTATCCGGTGGATCTGAGTAATCTGACTGCGGTCACCGAGACCATGGCTAAGATCCTGGAAGGAGAGAAATCGCTGGATCTGTTGATCCATGCGATTGACGTCACGCCTGGTGCGGCTTTTGAGAAACTGCCCGTGGGGAATCTGGAGGCTATTTTGAAGATTGGCCTGCTGGGCCCGGTGATGCTGACGCGTTTGGCGCTGCCGAATTTACTGCGTTTTCGCGGGCAGTTGATCAACGTGATCCCTGCGAATAAGAGCGGTGCACCTGCCAGCGCGGTCAACGCTCTATTGGAGGGGGGGCTGCGTGAGATGAATCGTGCGCTGTTTGATCGTGCACGTGATGCGGGGCTGCGAGTCACGAATCTGGTGCTACGGCAGAACCCAGAGCCTGATGCGCTTTCTGTTAAGAGCAGTGAGCAGACGCATATCGATCTCGAGGACGTCGCTCGCGCGGTCGAGCACCTGCTGGACCCCAATTTTGCCAATGTGCCTGCGGAGTTAGTGTTGCATCCGCGCACCAGTGCGCACGCCGACCAGGTTTTACCGGAAGTGCCGATGGCGCTGGATCCTTACAGTGAGATTGTGCTGCCGCCGCAGGCTTATTGCCCGCCGGAGCAGCCTAAGATTCCGACTCAGCCCAAGGAGCGAGTCGAGCGCACGATACCTTACACCGACGAGGAGATGGAGGATAAGATCGCTGCTGCAATTGAGGATTTTGAAGCGCATCCCGAGCGCTACGAGCCTTCGTCTCGGCCAGAGCGTAAACCGCGGCCTGAGCGCAAGCCGAAGCAAGATCGTCAGCCGCGGCCTGAATCGGCTGCATCGCAATCTGAGCCCGAGGGACGGTCCGAACCGGAGCAGGAATCAAATCGCGATGCGCAGGATTCCGGCAATAGCAAACGACGCCGTGGCCGACGCCGGGGTGGGCGTAATCGCAACCGCGATCGCGAGTCCAACGAGGCGGAGCAGCCAAATTCTCAATCTCAGCAGGAGGGAGGCCAGTCGGCGCAATCAGGTGACTCATCGCATGGGCAGCCAGAACAGCCTAAGCCAAACCCGCATGCTCAGGAGACTGTGCAGGCGGCAAGTGGGGGGACGGGTGAGTCTCAACATGCATCCGCGGAGTCGCGGGGAGATTCCGCGCCACAGTCTCACTCCGATTCGCATGGCCAGACAGCCTCGGCTAAGCCCAAGCGTAAAAGCCGCAGAGGCCGCTCGCGTGTGGAGCCTAAACCTTTATTAGAGGCGCGGATTGATACCGAGTCTGAATTTTTGTCCAAGCCAGACCCGCGGCCACAGCGTAGAGGTCGTACTCGCCCGGAGTCCAAGTCGAAGTCCTCTGCGAGTGCATCGCCCGCGCCCGCACCTGTAGCTGCGCCGGCTCCTGTGCCTGCACCGGCCCCTGTGACAGTGGCTGATTCCAAGCCATTGCCTCGCGACGAGGTCCAAGAGTCTGAAGGGGCACGGGCGCCCAAGAAAAAAGCCGCCAAAAAGAAGGCACGTAAGAAGACCGCTTCCAAGGAGACGGCTTCGCAGGTGGAGACGGCAGGCAGCCCCAGTGGGGACTCGGCTGTGGTGGACGACGCGCCGGTGAAGAAGAAGGCCGCCAAAAAAGCGGCGAAGAAAGCGACTAAAAAGGCGGCCAAGAAATCTGCAGCTAAAAAGGCGACCAAGAAGGCGGCCAAGAAAAAGGCTGTGAAAAAGGTGAGCCCTGAGGCGGAGTAG
- a CDS encoding ATP-binding protein, whose amino-acid sequence MKRIVLTGAECTGKSTLTQALSGYYGEPWTAEYVRDYVDHIGRELTREDLEPIAKGQIATEDACHDKAKRLILHDTNLLSSIIYANHYFNEVIDWVNECFLQRDYTLYLLCCPQGIEWQDDPGQRDSPAARAELQAKFKETLDKLQLPYVELRGDPTARFGEAIRAIDAVL is encoded by the coding sequence ATGAAACGTATCGTCCTCACTGGAGCCGAATGTACCGGCAAGAGCACGCTCACCCAGGCGCTCTCTGGCTACTACGGCGAGCCCTGGACCGCGGAATACGTACGCGACTACGTCGACCACATTGGTCGCGAACTCACACGCGAGGATCTGGAGCCTATCGCTAAAGGGCAAATTGCCACTGAAGACGCCTGCCACGACAAAGCCAAGCGACTGATCCTACACGACACCAACTTGCTCTCATCCATCATCTACGCGAACCACTACTTCAACGAAGTGATCGACTGGGTCAACGAGTGCTTCCTACAGCGCGATTACACCCTCTACCTGCTCTGCTGTCCGCAGGGTATCGAGTGGCAAGACGACCCCGGCCAGCGCGATAGCCCCGCTGCCCGTGCGGAATTACAGGCGAAATTCAAAGAGACACTCGACAAGCTGCAACTCCCCTACGTGGAACTCCGCGGCGATCCAACCGCCCGTTTCGGCGAAGCCATCCGCGCCATCGACGCGGTGCTGTAA
- the pnuC gene encoding nicotinamide riboside transporter PnuC: protein MSEIGLIDWFAMLAGIIGVYLSVKEKTLAWLLFILCYTSYVYISFREGYYAFGGMNVVFVAIAGYGWYKWTKPENKHSGSEIQISHMPAKQRGLVALCIGIGTLGIGWLLASTGEARLPYYDAFATSCAFAAQWMLSRKHIENWIFWILSDVIYLVFFFNDRIWPSVVLFVVFIILAIKGWIEWKAKITALAAQNPSSQSST, encoded by the coding sequence ATGAGCGAAATCGGTCTGATCGACTGGTTCGCAATGCTGGCAGGCATCATAGGCGTCTACCTAAGCGTCAAAGAGAAGACGCTCGCGTGGCTACTGTTCATTCTGTGCTACACCTCCTACGTCTATATTAGCTTTCGCGAAGGCTACTACGCCTTCGGCGGCATGAACGTCGTCTTTGTCGCAATCGCGGGCTACGGCTGGTATAAGTGGACGAAGCCTGAAAACAAGCACAGCGGCAGCGAAATCCAAATCTCTCACATGCCCGCCAAGCAGCGCGGCTTGGTGGCACTCTGCATCGGCATCGGCACCCTCGGGATCGGCTGGCTCCTCGCCTCCACTGGTGAGGCACGACTACCTTACTACGACGCCTTCGCCACCTCCTGCGCCTTCGCAGCGCAATGGATGCTTAGCCGTAAGCATATCGAGAACTGGATCTTCTGGATTCTCTCCGATGTCATTTACCTGGTCTTCTTCTTCAACGACCGCATCTGGCCCAGCGTGGTGCTCTTTGTCGTATTTATTATTTTAGCGATCAAGGGCTGGATCGAATGGAAAGCTAAAATCACTGCCTTGGCCGCTCAAAACCCAAGCTCCCAATCATCCACATGA
- a CDS encoding Dabb family protein, with translation MLVHTVFFWLRKDLDGAQITEFRMGLESLKTIDVADAVYVGSPAHTAERPVLDTSYDFCLTVILKDVAAHDAYQAHETHQAFIAAHKEQWKKVKVYDAE, from the coding sequence ATGCTAGTTCACACAGTATTCTTCTGGTTAAGAAAAGACCTCGACGGTGCCCAAATCACCGAATTTCGGATGGGCCTGGAGAGCCTAAAGACAATCGATGTTGCGGATGCCGTCTACGTCGGCAGCCCGGCACACACCGCAGAGCGCCCCGTGCTCGACACCAGCTACGACTTTTGCCTGACCGTCATCCTCAAAGATGTAGCGGCTCATGATGCCTACCAGGCCCATGAGACGCATCAGGCCTTTATCGCTGCTCACAAAGAACAGTGGAAAAAGGTCAAAGTTTACGACGCCGAATAA
- the thrH gene encoding bifunctional phosphoserine phosphatase/homoserine phosphotransferase ThrH, producing the protein MNIVCLDLEGVLIPEIWIAFAEKTGIEALKRTTRDEPDYDVLMRYRLDILDKEGFKLSDIEEVIGTLDPLPGAVEFVEWVTSQTRLVILSDTFRQFAGPLMAKLGHPTLFCHDLVIDETDRIADYALRLKDHKRKAVEAFKALNFDTFAAGDSYNDLSMIDVAHNRALYCPPERLTTERPELPVARNHAELRQIIEGIL; encoded by the coding sequence ATGAATATCGTTTGCCTAGACTTGGAAGGGGTGTTGATCCCCGAGATTTGGATCGCATTTGCGGAAAAAACCGGAATCGAAGCGCTCAAGCGCACGACCCGTGATGAGCCGGACTATGATGTATTGATGCGCTACCGCTTGGACATTCTCGACAAGGAAGGCTTCAAACTCTCCGACATTGAGGAGGTCATCGGCACCCTCGACCCACTGCCGGGCGCAGTGGAATTTGTCGAGTGGGTCACCTCCCAGACGCGCCTGGTCATCCTCTCCGATACCTTCCGTCAATTCGCGGGCCCACTCATGGCCAAGCTGGGGCATCCGACCCTATTCTGCCACGATCTGGTGATCGATGAGACAGACCGCATCGCCGACTACGCGCTCCGCCTCAAGGACCACAAGCGCAAGGCAGTGGAGGCCTTCAAGGCGCTCAACTTCGACACCTTCGCAGCCGGCGACTCTTATAACGACCTCTCCATGATCGATGTCGCCCACAACCGTGCACTCTACTGCCCACCGGAGCGTCTCACGACCGAGCGCCCCGAGCTCCCTGTCGCACGTAATCACGCGGAACTTCGCCAAATCATCGAAGGCATTCTTTAA